TTGAGCTTTACTAACTTCTTCTGAGCCTCTTTAGCCCATGTATACTTGGCCAGTATGTGCTCCACATCAGCAATAGTGCAGTTGCAGTGCTTGGAGGCATTAATCTTGTCACTGTTTTGGAGTTTCTGAAGAAAAATTACAGTGCAGCCAATCAATCAATCTCCAACCAATATGCCAAACCCTCTATTcaaatccaaagaaaaaaagaagaaaaagaaagaaacataaaaTCTGCGTGTACCTGGCCAGTGGGGTCGATGGCGCCGAGGTAGCGCAGCACGGAGGAGTGCTTCTCGAAGGCGCTTACGGCGGTGGCCTCGCTGGCCCGCCCGGAGACGAAGTTCTTCAACTTTCCcagcttcctcgccgtctcaaTCGAGTCCGCGAACTCTGCAAAATCGAACCCAATCTGAGAGGCCGGTCAAGCCGCCGCACCGCTACCAGCCCGACGAGAGCGGAACCGAAGCAACGGCCGGGCGCATCGGCGACTTACTGATGAGGGTGAAGGAGTCTGCCTCGGAGGCCGCGTCGGGCTTCTTGCCGGTGAAGGTGGACTTGATCTTGTCGAACCAGCCGAGGGAGGCGAGGTGCGGGGTCGAGGAGATCCCGCGGCTGGCCGTGAGGAGGTGGAGCGCCCGGCGGGAGGCCATGGGTGCCGTCTCCGGtgagccgccggcggcgagcgggatgGGTTTCTTGCTTGGGTTTTATTGCGGCGCCGGCGAGAAGGGGGAATGGAAGACGCGTAAGCTGATGGGCTTTCAAGAAAGCGTAATCAAGCAGTGAGGCCTTTCACGACGGCCCAACTGATGTTCAAAATGTTTAGCAGCCCAAAATGCTTAGCTCCATCCAAAATTTGTCAATAAGAGGAATGCTGTTGCAAAGACAGCGAAATACATGCACCCACAGACGCCGCACTATTAAATTCACAAAAATCACAACTACTCCAACCAGTAAAAGCTCCATTTCAAGCACAAATTAGGACGCCGTGCACATGTCTATTTTGTATTTCATCCGTGGAGTACTGTAACCTCATTCCGTTTTCACCACCAGGTAGAATTTTGACATACATCTCAGTATCTTAGTGAGAGCTTCCAGTGGCAAGAATGAGATTCTAAGTAACGAAAAGGAATCAAGGTGCCAAATCAGTGGTGAGAAGGAAGAAATTTCCAGAACAACAAACTCCTTTACATTCTGCCCACGAAGTAGCATGGTTGTTCACCTCATGAAGCTCCACAGCACCTTCACATTTGAGGCAGAAAAGAACAAATTGTTATAATAATACAAGGGAAATAAACTAGATTATACTATTATAGTTGCCAAACCCTCTATACAATACATATGAAATAATATCTACCTAAAATCAGCCAGCAAGAATCCGTAGACATACAAAACTAATGCTGGTAAAAGTTACCCTTTTCCCAAAATCTACTATTTAGTCAATCCAAAATCTACTATTTAGTCAATCCAAAATCTACTATTTAGTCAAATTCCACTGTATATAATACTACAATGCTATACAATGTATATAGCAGAACAATTATACAATGTGCGGATTATGTTCTACGAGTAACCGTATTGCAGGCATTATGGCTTATGTGAATCATAGCAATCGGAAAGGTCATCAATCGAAGAGCAGCATGGCAGTTTAGTAATGGAACTAGACAACTAGTTCTTGAAGTATCGAACCTTTTATATCGTTTCTTAGAACCACATGGGCAGAGAGCATTCCTACTTATCTGACCACTCTTTGCCAGATTAGATTGGCCGACATCCATTGGTGTAGAACCCATTAGATTTTGGATCTACAAGCAAAAGTATGGTTAGAAATATCAAATGATTCACCACAATGCAAAAAACCTAAATGAAATATCTATTCATGCGAGGTAATCAAGGCGATCGGAATATGATGTTAATAGAAGAAGAAAATTAGAATCTAATCTAATCGCACCCAACACTTTTTGCAGCCCAACTGAGTTACACAGAGTGCTTTACAGAATTCCTCAAATATAATCCAGAAAGTTGTTTATGATGAAAGGAGGACACTAAGAATAGCATTTGTGAATGGAGCAAGATCATAAGTCAGACATACCAAACATGACCACACAAAAGCtgataaaaaaagagaaaaaggtacCAGAAGCATAACCAGCCTGCTGCTACTGAATTATTATGTTTTCACCTTGGCATACCAATTAAGATGTTTAATGATGAATAATTTCAAGCTAATATGGAAAAAACCGGCTACTGCATTTCCTTGTCTATATATCTGTAACAACACACCTCACTTTCGGTATGATATAATGTCCTTTATCCAGCTAAATGTGGCTACAAGTTTACATTACTCAAAATATGCACTTTACTGGTATATTCTGTTCTTTTCATCTCCTCACTCGCTTGTATGTTTTTATTTGTTTGCCTCAATTGTCTATAATATCCATTCGTTCCTCTTCAATGCATTGTAGAATAATAGACTATAAATCAAATTAAACAAAGTAACAATCCCCAATACCCCTCAAGAGTGTATTTTGCAGCCATTCCTCACAAGCTTAATAACACACAAAGCTGCATAAACATCCCACACAAGCTTAATAACACACATAGCTCCATGTCCTTGTCAGTTTTTCAGTTTGTCTTATAATTTTACCTCATTAAATGTCTTCGGCAGTGCCTTTCCTTCTTCCTTGAGctttgtcatcttcttctgagCCTCTTTAGCCCATGTATACTTGGCCAGTATGTGCTCCACATCAGCAATCGTGCAGTTGCAGTGCTTGGTCGCGTTGATCTTGTCACTGTTTTGGAGtttctgaagaaaaaaaaaattacagagTAGACAATCAATTAATCTCCAACCCAAATGCCAGGCCCTCTAtccaaaaaaagaaacatcaaaTCAGTGTGTACCTCGCCAGTGGGGTCGATGGCACCGAGGTAGCGCAGCACGGCGGAGTGCTTCTCGAAGGCGTTGACGACGGTGGCCTCGCTGGCCCGCCCGGCGACGAAGTTCTTGAACGCCCCcatcttcctcgccgtctccatGGTGTCCGCGAACTCTGTAAATCAGACCCAATCCCAGAGGCCGTTCAAGCCGCGGCTTCGCTATTAGCTATAAGGAGAGGATTCGAAGCAGCGGCCGGGTTCATCGGCGACTTACTGATGAGGGTGAAGGAGTCCGCCTCGGAGGCCGCGTCGGGCTTCTTGCCGGTGAAGGTGGACTTGATCTTGTCGAACCAGCCGAGGGAGGCGAGGTGCGGGGTCGAGGAGATCCCGCGGTTGGCCGTGAGGAGGTGGAGCGCCCGGCGGGAGGCCATGGGTGCCGTCTCCGGTGAGCCGCCGGTGGCGAGGCGGGGTGGGGTCTCTTGCTGGGGTTTAttgcggcgccgccgaggaggagagTGATGGAAGAAGGCGCCTAAGGTGTGATGATGGGCTTTCAAGAAAGCGTAATCAAACAGTGAGGCCTTTTAGCGGCCCAACTGATGCTCAAAAATGTTTAGCAGCCCAAAATTCTTAGCTCCAAGTAATATAGAATTTCTGTCATAGAGCCAGAGGAAGCTATTGTAAAGGCGGACACGTTTGTATGGGATACACAGACGCCGCCGTATCAGATTCACAAATGCACAATTGCTACAAACTTAAACTTCGTGCACATGTCTGTTTTCTATATCATCACTGGACCATTGTAACCTCATTCCGCCTTCACCACCGGGTAGAATTTTGACATACATCTCACTGTCATCAGTGTCAGTGAGAGAGCTGCGAGCGGCAACAATGGGATTCGAAGTAATGAAAGGGAATCAAGGTGCCAAGTCAGTGGTGAAAAGGAAGCAATCTCCCCAACAACAAACTCCTTCAATTTCATTCTGCTGCCCacgaagcagcagcaacaaaagGCAGTGGAAGAACCAAGTGAAGACCGAACGGGAAGTACGGAACAGTACAAGAACCAAGAACGAATGAACTTAGTAGTTCCCGCGGGCGCGCGAGAGGCCTAGGCGGTTCCTCCCCCATGGAGGGCGAGCATCTCCCTGGCGTCCACGAGCGCCTCCTCCAGATCGCCGCGGACGGCCTCCAGGCGCTTCCGCTCCTTCTTgacgtcggcggccgcggcccgcAGCCTCCTacggacggcgccggcgccaccctTCCTGGTGTACCCGCACGCGCCGGGATCGTCAGCCGCAGCAGGAAGAAGCGGCGCGTCGTTGGCGGCCGGCAGCTGCGCCCTCCGTGGAGGGGCGCGCCGCTTGTTGCCGCGAcgggacgacgcggcggcgatcTGCTCCTGCAGCGCGGCGCGCTTGGACTCGACCCGGGACTGCGCCCGCCGCACGTCGCCGAGCACGTAAGCGATGTCCTCCGCGGGCGCGTCCGGCGAGAGCCCCATTAGGAGCAACGGCGACGACGATCGCGGGGATGCCTCGTTCGCCGGAGCCATGGTACGGGAACGCGATCTCGCTCCGATCTTGTGCACGGCAACTGGCAAGACGAAAGGGCGAACTGGATAGTGGTAGTGCAGGCGACGGCGAGAGTGATCGTCGGTGATAAATAGACGGGAGATAGAGTGGGAGTGGACGTGGACGTGATGGCCGACGCGGCGGTTGTGGGCGCGTGCGTACGTGCACCGGCGCCGTGTGCACCGGGACGGGAACGCGAAGAGATCTGCCGGGGTTCGTTGCTACGTGAAGGGGCACCACGGGTGCTTACGGTTGCTTAACATTTTCAGATCCACTTCGTTGCAGACCGCTGGCGCTGCCCATTGCTAGTGCAACACAAAATTTATGCGCGAGTGCGCTCGGGGAGGTTTACGCTCATCTCCCAACATCGATCCTTCCGAAGCACAAACGTTAAAACGAAGCAAAGGACTAGTCTCCCTCTCCCACTCGCAACAGTACGAACTGATAGGCGCTAATACGATACCAACCTCCATTTCCAAATACTTGTCACTTTTGATCACTTTATTTGTTTCAAAATATGTGGCACTCCATGTTTCCCCGAAAACACTTTTCTATTTTGCCCTTTACGCAAATATTGCATGAAtgtcctccgtcccaaattatagatcgttttggttAAATTCATAAATTtcactatgcatctagatatacacttatGTCCAGATTAGTAGTAAAATCTATAAACttagaaatgctaaaatgatctacaacttgggacagagggagtagctttGTAAGAGTATTTTGGTCATTTCATCGTTGAAAAAGTGAATTGCCTTGGTAACCACGTTTGGTCAAAATTACCTAGTATTGTGGTTTAACTAGTTTAATTTGCTAATAAGAGGCTATCCTCTGCAAACCTTTTTATCCGTGGTGGACCTAGATAGGGCGAAGGCACACAAAACATCGGTCCTGTTTGGGACCGTGCTGACGTTTCTTCTCACGGAGAAATGCGAGAAAAGCCCGCTGGATGATCTGTGTCCACCACACGTCCCTCTAACATCGTTGGACGAAAAGCATATGGATATACCGATTTTTAGAAAAGCAGCTAGCGCCTCATGTTCCAAACAGGGCTAATGGCATCCTTAGGTGTCCAAGGCTAAAAAGCATTGATAACTAACATTATGAATCCACTAATGAAAATAGCAGCGAGGCACGAGTGGGAGTAAACCAAATGAAATGATAGGAGCAATGTTCTATAATGCACACATGAGAAATCCATGGTAATAGATGAAAGATGGACATGTTCCTAAGCACTTTCTATGACTTTGAGTCAACTCTACCTAGATGTTGGGGTAGGAAACCATCCCCCAAAGTAAGGGGCCAAACAATATAAATATAAAGACAAGAGATGCAAATAGTGACTTCAGGAGAGCGATGCAATcctcttcctccgtcccaatcgtgaacttggatcacgcgtttGAAACAGTTCAATCGCGTCAATATTGTACTTCTcttgccaccatcgcatccatcgATCTCATTACTCGAGCAATGCCACAAAACAAGTATACTAGGCAACTGGCTGAGCTGGCGGAGCGCgcgtacgagcaactcgatcaacaaaaCCCGATACATTCAGTTCCACACACCTCATCccagcatggcagtagccataagCGCACTCAATctagaccaagtcaaattggaggtGCTAGACCAAGTCAAGCCGGAGCAGAGGTTAGTCGGGCGGAACTCTTGGGAGGCCGTGGCTACTGTGGGCCCAACCCAGAGACTGAACGCCCAGTACAAGATCTCCGTCACAAGATCAACGCCAGCCGCGATGCCCGTACAATCATTGACGGACGCCGCTGCgagcgtgagcaagaagtcgagtaccaAGAAGAGGATTCCGACGGGTTTCCTGCCTTCTCAAGATGAGTAAGGAGGACAATTCTACTCGATaaattcaaacctccgggtaccaccaagtacgatggcaagcaggacctagTCCAATAGCTGTGGTGTTACTCACTGTCAGTCCAGGTGGCAAGAGGAAACAACggcaccaaggtcatctacttccctatctgcatggaggcagcgcCACTCATGTGGCTCGAGTCActagacaagaactccatcgacacgtggaaagatctcaaggtggcgttcatcaacaacttcgcaggggcaatgcagcgtcctaacaataggatcgacttgtctcaagtcaaacaataacaaggcgagaccctgcgcagTTACCTACGTcatttcttcgacaagaaggccacaatcatggacatcacagAGTGCGACACCATATATTGCTTCCAGAACAGTCTTTACGACCGCTAGATGTTCTAGGATTTTGGAAGGAGATGCCCCAAAGACATCAAATCTCTTAAGATCATGATACAGGAGTGGGCAGACAAAGAAGATAAGGAGATCCAGAGGTTCGAGTCTAGTCGCAACAAGggtcagaacaacaacaatcagagtaATGGCCAGTGCAATGACAAAAACCGTAACGATCGcaccaacaatgacaaccgaaataactacttggGAGATCAgaatcgcaagaggaagccagacaatactatcgcGGCAATGTCtcagtcatccaagaaaggcgACAGGAATCAAGACAGGTCTCTGTTCagcgagctcctgaagaagcagtgcccatggcacccgtatCATAAGCACTCTATGATGGATTGCTACAGTCTACGCAGAGTTATGAAAGATCTGTTAGAACCTTCTGGAActaaggacaagggcaaggccaaggaagatgaagatgatggcaacaacaacaaattctagaacccttccaacaccatcaacgtcatctttggcgacACACCGGTTACTGCTACTaggcggtcccagaagctcgcCCTCtgagagattatgtccattgaaccagcaacacctacAATCCTCAAATGGTTCGAGGTAGTAAAGGACCGAAACAGGCGAtcagaaggggggggggggggtgaatgggagccaattcaaaAATATCTCCAAGAAACTCGGCCTAATTCCCAAAGTAACCTTCAACCCTCTCTTCTAGTTATTATCAAGATCATGTAGTCACACTGGACCTACTAACCTTAGGAACGATGCCAGGAGGGCTCGGAAGCAACACGGAAGAAAACACAAAAGATTAAGGCAAAACCAATCTCAAAACACCTTCcaggtatcggaacttccgacctcTTATCGAAACTTCCAAAAATAGGATCAAAACTGTCTGGAAAGCTCCGACAAGAGGTCCTCAGCGGTTTTGTTGGAACTTTCGATCctgtatcggaacttccggcAGCTATTGGATGTATTGAGAAACTGCCGTAAAAGGACTCTCAAGctttcaaaaataaatcatcAAAACTTCCGGTTCGGTGTCGGAATTTTCATCCCGTCAGAACTTCCTACAGCTCAAAAAAACAACCCGAAAAGTTTAAGTCAATGCTT
Above is a genomic segment from Setaria viridis chromosome 4, Setaria_viridis_v4.0, whole genome shotgun sequence containing:
- the LOC117854133 gene encoding uncharacterized protein is translated as MASRRALHLLTASRGISSTPHLASLGWFDKIKSTFTGKKPDAASEADSFTLIKFADSIETARKLGKLKNFVSGRASEATAVSAFEKHSSVLRYLGAIDPTGQKLQNSDKINASKHCNCTIADVEHILAKYTWAKEAQKKLVKLKEEGKPLPKTFNEIQNLVGSTPMDIGQSNLAKSGQISRNALCPCGSKKRYKRCCGAS
- the LOC117854134 gene encoding uncharacterized protein produces the protein MASRRALHLLTANRGISSTPHLASLGWFDKIKSTFTGKKPDAASEADSFTLIKFADTMETARKMGAFKNFVAGRASEATVVNAFEKHSAVLRYLGAIDPTGEKLQNSDKINATKHCNCTIADVEHILAKYTWAKEAQKKMTKLKEEGKALPKTFNEIQNLMGSTPMDVGQSNLAKSGQISRNALCPCGSKKRYKRCCGAS